The Planctomycetota bacterium genomic sequence GCGTCCCCTTCTGGTCCATGCCGGAGAATACGCCGCATCCCTACCAGAAACCCGAGAAGCTCGTGGCCCGCGTGCTCGAGGCCTCGAGCCGGCCGGGGGATCTCGTCGTGGACCCCTTCGTGGGCTCGGGAACGACGGCGGTCGTCGCCCGCCGCCTGGGGCGGCGCTTCCTGGGATTCGAGATCGAGCCGGACTGGGTGCGTCTGGCGCTCAAGCGTCTTCGGGAGCGACCGTAAGGACGCGCCCCGTCGCGCACGCCCGGCGCACGGGACACCGGCCGCACCGTGGGACGACCGGACGGCACACCGCCTTGCCGTGCGCCACGAGGACTTCGTTGAGGATCGGCCAAAGCGTTCGGGGAACGAGGGCGGCGAGCGCCCGCTCGGTCTGTTCCGGCGCGCGGGTGCGCACCCAGCCCAGGCGGTTGGCGATCCGGTGGACGTGCGTGTCCACGGGAATCGCCTCGCGGCCGAAGGCGTAGACGAGCACGCAGTTGGCGACCTTGCGGCCCACGCCGGGGATCTCGAGGAGCCCTTCCAGGGTGTCGGGAACCCCGCCGCGCCGGAGGACGTGGCGGGCCGCCGCGCGGACGTAGCGCGCCTTGGTGCGGTAGAAGCCGATGGGTCGGAGGAGCCGCTCGAGGGCGGACGTCCGCGCCCGCGCCAGGGCGGCGGGCGTCGGATAGCGGCGGAAGAGCGCGTCGGTCACCCGGTCCGTGGTTTCGTCCCGCGACCGGGCCGACAGGATCGTGCCCACGAGGTGCCGGAAGGGCCCCACCCCGTTCTCTTTCCAGCCGCCGAGCATCGTGAGCGGGTACCGCCCGCGCAGCGTCCGGAGGATCCACCCGACGCGGGCTCGGGAGGCGGTCATGGGCGAAGCTCGCGCCCCGTCAGGAGGCGGTACGCCTCGAGGTACTTGAGGCTGGTCTTCTCGACGATGTCCGGAGGAAGCGTGGGCCCGGGCGGTTTCTTGTTGAAGCGAATCGATTCGAGATAGTCCCGCACGAACTGTTTGTCGAAGGACGGAGGGGAAATTCCCACCCGATACTCGGCCTTGGGCCAGTAGCGGGAAGAGTCCGGCGTGAGCGCCTCGTCGATGAGGGTGATCCGGCCGTCCACGAGCCCGAACTCGAACTTCGTGTCCGCGAGAATAAGCCCCTTCGTTTCGGCGTAATCGGCGGCTTTGGTGTAGAGGGAGAGCGTGAGCTCCCGGAGGCGCTCGGCGGTCGCGCGCCCGACGGCGGCGACGACGCGCTCGAAATCGATGTTCTCGTCGTGGCCGGAGGCGGCCTTCGTGGCGGGGGTGAAGAGAGGCCGGTCGAGCTTCTGGGCCTGCTGGAGGCCGGGAGGCAGCGGGATGCCGCAGACGGCGCCGGTTTCGAGGTAGTCCTTCCAGCCGCTGCCGATGAGGTATCCGCGGGCGACGCATTCGACGGGAAAGGGCTGGGCCTTGCGCACGAGCATGGCTCGATCGCGCAGGACGTCGGCGTACGGGCGGACCTCGGGGGGCATCTCGTCCACTTCGCACGTGATCATGTGATGGGGAACGCCGAGGAACCGGAACCAGAACTCCGAAAGGCGGTTGAGGACCTTGCCCTTGAAGGGGATTCCGTTGGCCATCACGACGTCGAAGGCGCTGATGCGGTCGGTGGTGACGATGAGGAGCTTGTCCCCAAGGTCGTACATGTCCCGCACCTTGCCGCGGGAGACGAGCGCAAGGCCGGGGAGGTTCGACTGGAGCAGGACGCCTTCGGTCACGGTGCCCCTCTTCGGCAGGTTCGGGGGTACTCTATCCGCCGGCCGGCCGGGTGTCCAGGAATCCGGCGGACTCCTTCAGGCCCGCGGAGGCCGGATCATTTCCACACCTGTTCCGCGATCCGCCGCGCGGCGGCGCGGGGGTCGGCGGGCAGCGCCCCGACGCGGACGGCGAAGGTCGGTGCGCCGAAAGGCTCCTGACGCGCCGGCCGGAAGGGGTCTCCGGCCCCGGCCTCCAGAAGGAAGACCGCGGCGGGCGCGACCGGGTCGCGCGCGAGGCGCGCCTTTCCCACGAAGGCCTCGGCGGAAACCATCATCCGAGCGTCGGACGACGCCAGGAGCCTAAGGAGGATTTCCCGCGCCCGCTCGACCGGGAACCCCCGCAGCGGCCCGTGAGGTTCGGCGGCCAGGGCCGCGTCCTGGACCGCCTGGGCCTTCGCGCGGGCGGCCTCGGGATCGGGATCCGGGACGTTCTCGAACCGGGCGGACAGGACACGGCCCGCGTAGCGCGGGAAGTGTTCCAGGAGCGTCGTGCGCAGATAGAGCCCCTTTTCGATCGGGTGGATCCATCCGCGGTCGTCCACGGCGAACCAGCCTTCGGCCAGAAGACGCGCGTCGGGATACTCCTCGAGCAGACTCCATACGGGCGTCGGATGGATCACTTCGCGCGGATACAGGAAGGCCGCCGCCCGGCCGCCGCGGATCGCCGCCGCGCCATGAAAGATCCGCGCCCCGGGGGCGAGCTTCGCGTCGAGGGCCTCGAGCGCCGACGCCCGGAGGTCCCCGTACCACGAGGTGTTGAAGAGATAGACTTCGCCGAGCGAAGGGGAGACGTAGGAGCCTTCCGGCTCTTCGGGAATGTCGATCATGGCGTGGACCGCAAGATCGGTCCGGCCGCGTTCCGGGGGCGGTCCCACGCGGGCGCGCCACTCGGCTTCGGAGTGGAAATTCTCCTTCCAGAAATCCGCCAGATGGAACGAGTTCGTGAAAAGCCGCAGCCGCCGGCCGAAGAGGACGGCGTCGTGGATGTACGCCTCGCGTCCTTCGAGGGCCCGGCGCGCGTGCGTGCGCAGGCGGTCCCGAAGTCCCGGATCCGAAGCCGGGTCCGGACCGCGCGGGACGCGGCCGCGGGCGGCGGTGACGATGTTGGAGAGTCCGACGAGGATTCCCGGTTTTTCGCAGCTCATAGGCGGTAAAGATGGCAAAGGGCCAGGGCGAGGGCGTCGGCCACGTCGAACTCGGGCGCCTCGCGCAGGCCGAGGGTTGTCTGGACCATCCGCTGGACGAACTCCTTGGGGGCCTGGCCGTTTCCCGTGACGGCGCGCTTGACCTGGGCCGGGGCGTATTCGTAGACGCGCGCGCGCGCCGCGGCGGCGGCGAGCATGCAGACGGCGCGGGCGGCGTTGAGCGTCATCCCGTCGCGGACGCTCCGGCCCACGAACGGCCGCTCGATGACGACGTCGCGGGGACGAAGCCGGCGGAACAGGCGGTCGATGCCCCGGTGGATGTGAAGAAGCCGTTCGGGCAGATCTTTCCCGCGGACGAAAACGGCGCCGCACTCGGCCAGGTCCGGGTCGTGCGGACCGAGGCGGAAGACGGCGTACCCGATGCGCCGCGTGCCGGGATCGACGGCGACGATGCGCGGGGTCATGCGGCTTCCTCCGGCGCCTCGAGCCGGCGGCGCAGGCGCTCGTGCTCGTCCAACATTTCGCGGGGCAGGCGCGCGCCGAAGCGGCGGAAAAAGCGCTCCTGATCCTCGAGTTCGGCGCGCCAGGCGTCGCGGTCGACCGCCAGGAGGCGCTCCATCGTTCCGGGGGGCAGATCCAGGCCCGTCCGATCGATTCCGTCGGCCGGCGGGACGTATCCGATGGGGGTGCGCACGGCGGGGGCTTCGCCGCGGCTGCGGCCGAGGATCCAGCGCAGAACCCGGAGGTTTTCCCCGA encodes the following:
- the nth gene encoding endonuclease III, producing the protein MTASRARVGWILRTLRGRYPLTMLGGWKENGVGPFRHLVGTILSARSRDETTDRVTDALFRRYPTPAALARARTSALERLLRPIGFYRTKARYVRAAARHVLRRGGVPDTLEGLLEIPGVGRKVANCVLVYAFGREAIPVDTHVHRIANRLGWVRTRAPEQTERALAALVPRTLWPILNEVLVAHGKAVCRPVVPRCGRCPVRRACATGRVLTVAPEDA
- a CDS encoding phosphoribosylaminoimidazolesuccinocarboxamide synthase, with the protein product MTEGVLLQSNLPGLALVSRGKVRDMYDLGDKLLIVTTDRISAFDVVMANGIPFKGKVLNRLSEFWFRFLGVPHHMITCEVDEMPPEVRPYADVLRDRAMLVRKAQPFPVECVARGYLIGSGWKDYLETGAVCGIPLPPGLQQAQKLDRPLFTPATKAASGHDENIDFERVVAAVGRATAERLRELTLSLYTKAADYAETKGLILADTKFEFGLVDGRITLIDEALTPDSSRYWPKAEYRVGISPPSFDKQFVRDYLESIRFNKKPPGPTLPPDIVEKTSLKYLEAYRLLTGRELRP
- the ruvC gene encoding crossover junction endodeoxyribonuclease RuvC; this translates as MTPRIVAVDPGTRRIGYAVFRLGPHDPDLAECGAVFVRGKDLPERLLHIHRGIDRLFRRLRPRDVVIERPFVGRSVRDGMTLNAARAVCMLAAAAARARVYEYAPAQVKRAVTGNGQAPKEFVQRMVQTTLGLREAPEFDVADALALALCHLYRL